Proteins found in one Panthera tigris isolate Pti1 chromosome B3, P.tigris_Pti1_mat1.1, whole genome shotgun sequence genomic segment:
- the NDUFAF1 gene encoding complex I intermediate-associated protein 30, mitochondrial isoform X1, with protein sequence MALVHKFLSSAYIFRKCLKPSVSSCPFLGNRFADYCSSSLQKPVAAPGKTSSQRNTEGDLQGHHQREVALDITSPEEKPEVSFDKAIKDEIKNHCRRLKDDIVNYCIGPEGRPLHEVLLEQAKVVWQFRGKEDLDKWMVTSDKTIGGRSEVFLKMGKNNQSALLYGTLSSEAPKDGESGHSGYCAMISRIPRGPFERKRSYDWSQFNTLYLRVRGDGRPWMVNIRQDTDIIQRKDQMYSYFMFTRGGPYWQEVKIPFSKFFFSNQGRIRDAQYQLLLDKISSVGFTLADKVDGPFFLEIDFIGVFADPAHTEEFAYENSPELNPRLFK encoded by the exons ATGGCTTTGGTTCACAAGTTTCTGAGTAGCgcttatattttcagaaaatgccTGAAGCCAAGTGTTTCCTCATGTCCATTTTTGGGTAATCGCTTTGCAGACTATTGTTCTAGTAGTCTTCAGAAACCTGTGGCTGCTCCTGGCAAAACGTCCTCTCAAAGGAATACTGAAGGGGATTTGCAAGGACATCACCAGAGAGAAGTTGCTTTGGATATAACCTCTCCAGAGGAAAAGCCGGAAGTTAGTTTTGATAAGGcaattaaagatgaaataaagaacCACTGTAGGCGTTTGAAGGATGATATTGTGAATTATTGTATCGGCCCTGAAGGCCGCCCTCTGCATGAGGTCTTGCTGGAACAAGCCAAGGTTGTCTGGCAATTCCGTGGAAAAGAGGACTTAGATAAGTGGATGGTGACTTCTGATAAGACAATTGGAGGCAGAAGTGAAGTGTTCCTGAAAATGGGCAAGAATAATCAGAGTGCACTGCTGTATGGAACTCTGAGCTCTGAGGCGCCTAAAGATGGGGAAAGTGGCCACAGTGGGTACTGTGCAATGATATCCAGGATTCCAAGG GGCccctttgagagaaagaggtctTATGATTGGTCCCAGTTCAACACTCTGTATCTCCGTGTACGTGGAGATGGTCGGCCTTGGATGGTGAATATTAGACAGGACACGGATATAATCCAGAGGAAGGATCAAATGTACAGTTACTTCATGTTCACCCGTGGGGGGCCCTACTGGCAGGAGGTCAAG attcctttctccaaatttttcttctctaatcaaGGAAGAATCCGGGATGCCCAGTACCAGCTTCTGCTTGATAAG ATCTCTTCTGTTGGATTCACCCTAGCTGATAAAGTGGATGGTCCATTCTTCCTGGAAATAGATTTTATTGGAGTTTTTGCTGATCCAGCCCACACAGAAGAATTTGCTTATGAAAATTCTCCAGAGCTTAACCCAAGACTTTTTAAGTAG
- the NDUFAF1 gene encoding complex I intermediate-associated protein 30, mitochondrial isoform X2, with amino-acid sequence MALVHKFLSSAYIFRKCLKPSVSSCPFLGNRFADYCSSSLQKPVAAPGKTSSQRNTEGDLQGHHQREVALDITSPEEKPEVSFDKAIKDEIKNHCRRLKDDIVNYCIGPEGRPLHEVLLEQAKVVWQFRGKEDLDKWMVTSDKTIGGRSEVFLKMGKNNQSALLYGTLSSEAPKDGESGHSGYCAMISRIPRIPFSKFFFSNQGRIRDAQYQLLLDKISSVGFTLADKVDGPFFLEIDFIGVFADPAHTEEFAYENSPELNPRLFK; translated from the exons ATGGCTTTGGTTCACAAGTTTCTGAGTAGCgcttatattttcagaaaatgccTGAAGCCAAGTGTTTCCTCATGTCCATTTTTGGGTAATCGCTTTGCAGACTATTGTTCTAGTAGTCTTCAGAAACCTGTGGCTGCTCCTGGCAAAACGTCCTCTCAAAGGAATACTGAAGGGGATTTGCAAGGACATCACCAGAGAGAAGTTGCTTTGGATATAACCTCTCCAGAGGAAAAGCCGGAAGTTAGTTTTGATAAGGcaattaaagatgaaataaagaacCACTGTAGGCGTTTGAAGGATGATATTGTGAATTATTGTATCGGCCCTGAAGGCCGCCCTCTGCATGAGGTCTTGCTGGAACAAGCCAAGGTTGTCTGGCAATTCCGTGGAAAAGAGGACTTAGATAAGTGGATGGTGACTTCTGATAAGACAATTGGAGGCAGAAGTGAAGTGTTCCTGAAAATGGGCAAGAATAATCAGAGTGCACTGCTGTATGGAACTCTGAGCTCTGAGGCGCCTAAAGATGGGGAAAGTGGCCACAGTGGGTACTGTGCAATGATATCCAGGATTCCAAGG attcctttctccaaatttttcttctctaatcaaGGAAGAATCCGGGATGCCCAGTACCAGCTTCTGCTTGATAAG ATCTCTTCTGTTGGATTCACCCTAGCTGATAAAGTGGATGGTCCATTCTTCCTGGAAATAGATTTTATTGGAGTTTTTGCTGATCCAGCCCACACAGAAGAATTTGCTTATGAAAATTCTCCAGAGCTTAACCCAAGACTTTTTAAGTAG